Proteins encoded within one genomic window of Leptolyngbya sp. 'hensonii':
- a CDS encoding PAS domain-containing protein, whose translation MSQTLLHFESQLLAQMREAVIALDLAHRVTYWNKAAEHL comes from the coding sequence ATGAGCCAGACCCTGCTGCACTTCGAGTCTCAACTTCTGGCCCAAATGCGGGAGGCGGTGATTGCCCTGGATCTGGCCCATCGAGTGACGTACTGGAACAAAGCAGCAGAGCACCTCTAG
- a CDS encoding hybrid sensor histidine kinase/response regulator, translated as MMEIAGYRCIEQLHDSAKTLIYRACRHRARQLPGEAGAPTVVIKLLRTLYPSLTELLRFRNQYAITKYLARPGIVRSYSLEPYQNGYALVMEDFGGISLREYLRIEPLSLDQFFNIALQLADILQELYLQRVIHKDINPAHILINPTTQRVQLIGFSLASLLPREIQDGHNPQVLEGTLAYLSPEQTGRMNRGMDYRTDFYSLGITFYELLTGQLPFPSDNPIELIYSHIARQPPTVHDRNPEQPRMLSAIVTKLMAKNAEDRYQSPLGLKHDLEQCWSQWRETGVIHALELGTRDWCSRFLIPEKLYGREQEVQTLLDAFDRVAHGASEIVLVTGFSGIGKTSVVNEVYPSIVRRRGYFIQGKFDQFNRNIPLGAFLQIFRNLISQLLSESDAQLEAWKHKILLVLGKNAQVLIEVVPELERILGKQPPALALSGTTAQNRFNLLLQKFIQIFAASEHPLVIFLDDLQWIDITSLKLIQLLIGEVSKGYILLIGAYRDNEVFPTHPLISTLDEIAKTGTILTRVNLAPLQLDSLNQWIADTLNCSPSLARPLSELVEQKTQGNPFFTAQFLKALHQAEWITFDARAGYWQCDITQIREAALTDNILELMALQLQKLPIATQDLLKLAACIGNQFDLTTLAIVSEQSEAKASEQLWPALQAGLILPITEVYKFFQNVEASIPEKTVSEQPVTATYRFLHDRVQQAAYSLIPEDEKQATHFKIGQLLFHASTTAAQIEERLFEFLSHLNAGRGLITQPSERQILAQLNLRAGQKAKAATAFGPAIAYFTAGIDLLPQDAWEQHYDLTLALHEENLEAACLNTDFEHLEPWGDLILQHARSLLDTIKVYETRMMAARAQGQFRLTLQIGLRALQLLGVEFSEHPLPTEIEAAAQATRELWAGPDSSRASPFHLLDLPFVPDPHRSAVMQILSKLGSSVYTVAPDLLPLLSFKLVECSIQGGNHPISIHAYSGYGMLLCNKFGDIDGGYEFGQLALTLLEQLQVKAFKSRVYFVVSALIRHWKDPLQDLLPYFLDGYQSGLETGDWECVALNAFAYCQLAYLMGQELSDLAGKMEVYHQVICQVKQASTLKFHQTYQQAVLNLLGQARVPYRLDGPIYAEEKVLPLLRSTNNHTGLFHTHFNQMILCYLFGQYDRAAQQAALAEGSIDAAMGQFIVALWFFYDALIHLARYKEASLTQQAEILNRVTTHQTQLKNWASYAPHNHQHRWELVTAERFAVLGERLQALQHYERAIESARTHEYFNDEALANELTAKFYLSWGKEKIAQLYLTEAYYGYVRWGATAKVRDLEQRHPLLLQPKLQPHPVSLNSLAATATTGTLALEALDLETVLQASQMLSREIKLDQLLCTLIKLVVQAAGADRGLLLQPEPTGLWEIIVQLDEHCACNLQKFPLEGHQDLPQTVVNWVRRTQAAVIENYRLTETQFASDPYLIRQQPQSFLCTPIMSQGKLAAILYLENRLTGKVFTHDRIEILNLLCTQAAISLDNARLYQQSEQALVDLRASQARFQRVADNLPGVVFQFRLDPDGTPSTPYISTGCMDLYGVSAEDMMAGIYSLRTFEHPEDVAGINQAMETSIQYLTPFHHEWRIIPPSGPVKWIQVASRPERQADGAIVWDGVIMDISEKARLEAERKQAEEALRQMNAELEFRVEQRTLELQAAKEAAEAANRAKSQFLANMSHELRTPLTAILGFSQILTHDRALSPQSRHQVNIINHSGDHLLGLINDILEMSKIEAGRVTLTPHPFSLHQLLDTLMEMFYQRAGAKGIQLQCERALDLPAQIQADENKLRQVLINLIGNAVKFTDRGRVVLRVGIEGPATPDTLLFEVEDTGPGIAASDMEDLFEPFVQSQSGLKAQEGTGLGLPISRSFVQLMGGALTVESRVGWGSIFRFTLPIVRLDESHSAPHPARRWPIALAPGQPTYRILIVEDDLASRQLLLAILEPFGFALQAVTNGQEALSCWQEWHPHLIWMDMRMPVMDGYAATQQIRQQEALLHFPSHTCIIALTAGVLAEDQSRVLDAGCDDLVMKPLQETIILDKLAEYLGICYLYSEDSPSKTELQQEYVFLSPEAQQTLMQSQPISWRRQLAHVVIEADIQKLISLIEQIPAQQETLAKWLLQKIDNFDFEHILELTRKAMEE; from the coding sequence ATGATGGAGATTGCCGGTTATCGCTGTATTGAGCAACTGCATGACAGCGCCAAAACATTAATCTATCGTGCTTGCCGACATCGTGCTAGACAGCTTCCGGGGGAAGCAGGTGCTCCTACTGTGGTGATTAAACTACTGAGAACGCTCTACCCCAGCCTGACTGAGCTTCTGCGCTTCCGAAATCAGTATGCAATTACCAAATATCTGGCCCGCCCCGGAATTGTTCGCAGCTACAGCCTGGAACCCTATCAGAATGGCTATGCTCTGGTGATGGAGGATTTTGGGGGCATCTCCCTGCGGGAATACCTGCGGATCGAGCCTCTGAGTCTGGATCAGTTTTTCAATATCGCCCTTCAACTGGCTGATATTTTGCAGGAGTTGTACCTTCAGCGCGTGATTCATAAGGATATCAATCCGGCTCATATTCTGATCAATCCCACCACTCAGCGGGTTCAACTCATCGGCTTTAGCCTGGCATCTCTCTTGCCCCGTGAAATTCAGGATGGGCATAATCCCCAGGTTTTGGAAGGAACCCTGGCCTATCTCTCTCCGGAACAAACAGGTCGAATGAATCGGGGTATGGACTATCGCACCGATTTCTACTCCTTGGGGATAACGTTTTACGAGCTCCTGACCGGGCAACTACCCTTCCCATCAGATAACCCGATCGAGTTAATCTACAGCCACATTGCCAGACAACCTCCAACGGTTCACGATCGTAACCCTGAACAGCCCCGGATGCTCTCCGCCATTGTGACAAAGCTAATGGCAAAGAATGCCGAAGACCGCTACCAGAGCCCTCTGGGTTTGAAGCATGATTTGGAACAGTGCTGGTCTCAGTGGCGTGAAACTGGGGTTATTCATGCTTTGGAATTGGGCACCAGGGATTGGTGCAGTCGCTTCCTGATTCCTGAAAAACTCTATGGGCGGGAGCAGGAAGTTCAAACCTTGCTAGATGCTTTCGATCGCGTCGCCCATGGTGCTTCTGAGATTGTTCTAGTGACGGGTTTTTCTGGCATTGGCAAGACCTCAGTGGTGAATGAAGTCTACCCGTCGATCGTCCGGCGACGAGGCTACTTTATTCAGGGGAAATTTGACCAGTTTAATCGCAACATTCCTTTGGGTGCTTTTCTGCAAATTTTTCGGAACCTGATTAGCCAACTCCTGAGTGAATCAGATGCCCAGCTAGAAGCATGGAAACATAAAATTCTCTTGGTTCTGGGAAAGAATGCTCAAGTCTTGATTGAGGTTGTTCCAGAGTTGGAGCGCATCCTGGGAAAACAACCGCCTGCTTTGGCGTTATCAGGAACTACTGCCCAAAACCGATTCAATCTCTTATTGCAGAAATTCATTCAGATTTTCGCTGCATCTGAGCATCCCCTGGTGATATTTCTGGATGATTTGCAATGGATCGATATTACCTCCTTGAAGCTAATTCAATTGCTGATTGGAGAAGTATCTAAAGGATATATTTTATTGATTGGAGCCTATCGCGACAATGAGGTGTTCCCAACTCATCCTTTGATTTCCACATTGGATGAAATTGCCAAAACGGGAACAATTCTAACCAGAGTCAACCTGGCTCCACTCCAGCTAGACAGCCTGAATCAATGGATCGCAGATACCTTAAATTGCTCCCCTTCATTGGCACGACCTTTAAGTGAATTAGTGGAGCAGAAAACTCAGGGAAATCCATTTTTTACTGCCCAATTTCTTAAGGCATTGCATCAAGCTGAATGGATCACCTTTGATGCCAGAGCAGGATATTGGCAATGTGACATTACCCAGATCCGGGAAGCTGCACTGACAGACAATATTCTGGAATTAATGGCCTTGCAATTGCAAAAACTGCCGATCGCCACCCAGGATCTATTGAAGCTAGCGGCCTGCATAGGTAACCAGTTTGACCTCACGACATTGGCGATCGTCTCAGAACAGTCTGAAGCTAAAGCGTCTGAGCAATTATGGCCCGCCTTACAAGCCGGATTGATTCTACCCATCACAGAGGTCTATAAGTTTTTTCAAAATGTAGAGGCATCTATTCCAGAAAAAACCGTCTCGGAGCAACCTGTGACGGCAACCTATCGATTTTTGCACGATCGAGTCCAGCAAGCCGCCTATTCCCTGATCCCAGAGGATGAAAAACAAGCCACCCACTTCAAAATCGGGCAATTACTGTTTCACGCTTCTACAACGGCAGCACAGATTGAAGAACGATTGTTTGAATTTCTCTCTCATCTCAATGCAGGTCGTGGCTTAATCACGCAACCTTCTGAGCGGCAAATCCTGGCCCAACTCAACCTGAGAGCTGGGCAAAAGGCGAAAGCAGCGACGGCCTTTGGCCCAGCGATAGCTTATTTCACTGCCGGGATTGACTTACTCCCCCAGGACGCATGGGAACAGCACTATGACCTCACCCTGGCCCTCCATGAAGAAAATCTGGAAGCAGCCTGTCTCAATACAGATTTTGAACACCTGGAGCCCTGGGGGGATCTGATTTTGCAGCATGCCCGATCGCTGCTCGACACGATCAAAGTCTATGAAACCCGCATGATGGCGGCTCGGGCTCAGGGTCAATTTCGATTGACGCTTCAGATTGGGTTGAGGGCCTTGCAGTTATTGGGTGTGGAATTTTCTGAACATCCTTTGCCCACGGAGATTGAAGCCGCAGCTCAAGCAACCCGAGAACTCTGGGCTGGGCCGGATTCCTCCAGAGCTTCGCCGTTCCATCTGCTTGATCTGCCTTTCGTGCCTGATCCCCATCGATCGGCAGTGATGCAGATCCTGTCCAAACTGGGGTCTTCGGTCTATACAGTTGCCCCGGATCTTCTGCCCCTGCTCTCTTTCAAATTGGTGGAATGTTCGATCCAGGGCGGCAACCACCCCATTTCTATTCATGCCTACTCAGGCTATGGCATGCTCCTGTGCAACAAATTTGGGGATATTGATGGGGGCTATGAGTTTGGTCAACTGGCCCTGACTCTGCTGGAACAGCTCCAGGTGAAAGCATTTAAGAGCAGAGTTTATTTTGTCGTATCTGCCCTGATCCGGCACTGGAAAGATCCCCTGCAGGACTTGCTTCCCTACTTTCTGGACGGATATCAGAGCGGTTTGGAAACTGGAGATTGGGAATGCGTGGCGCTGAATGCCTTTGCCTACTGTCAACTGGCCTATTTAATGGGGCAGGAATTGAGTGATCTGGCTGGCAAGATGGAGGTCTATCACCAGGTCATCTGTCAGGTGAAGCAGGCATCCACCCTGAAATTTCATCAGACCTACCAGCAAGCTGTCCTCAATCTGTTGGGACAGGCGAGGGTGCCCTATCGGTTAGATGGCCCCATTTACGCCGAGGAAAAAGTCCTCCCCCTGTTGCGATCGACCAACAATCATACGGGATTGTTCCATACTCATTTCAATCAGATGATCCTCTGCTATCTGTTTGGTCAGTATGACCGTGCTGCCCAACAGGCTGCTTTGGCAGAAGGATCCATTGATGCGGCGATGGGACAATTTATTGTGGCGCTCTGGTTTTTCTATGACGCCCTCATCCATCTAGCCCGTTACAAAGAGGCCAGCCTGACCCAACAGGCTGAGATTCTCAACCGGGTTACAACCCATCAAACCCAATTAAAAAACTGGGCCAGTTATGCCCCCCATAATCATCAGCACCGCTGGGAGTTGGTTACAGCAGAACGATTTGCGGTTCTGGGGGAACGGCTACAGGCGTTACAGCATTACGAGCGGGCGATCGAGAGTGCCAGAACCCATGAATACTTCAATGATGAGGCCCTGGCTAACGAACTCACGGCCAAATTTTATCTGAGTTGGGGGAAGGAAAAAATCGCCCAACTCTATCTGACTGAAGCTTACTATGGTTATGTTCGCTGGGGAGCAACAGCCAAGGTGAGGGATCTGGAACAGCGCCATCCCTTACTCCTGCAACCAAAGTTACAGCCCCATCCGGTTTCTCTCAACTCCCTAGCTGCAACAGCCACAACAGGGACTCTGGCCTTGGAGGCGCTGGACCTGGAAACCGTGCTCCAGGCCTCCCAAATGCTCTCCCGCGAAATTAAGCTGGATCAACTCCTTTGCACCCTGATTAAACTGGTGGTTCAGGCTGCTGGAGCCGATCGGGGGCTATTATTACAACCGGAACCCACCGGGCTGTGGGAGATCATTGTGCAACTGGACGAGCATTGCGCTTGTAATCTTCAGAAGTTCCCCCTGGAAGGGCATCAGGATCTGCCCCAAACTGTGGTGAATTGGGTCCGACGAACTCAGGCCGCTGTCATTGAGAATTACAGACTGACTGAGACTCAATTTGCTTCTGATCCTTACCTGATCCGACAACAGCCTCAAAGCTTCCTGTGCACTCCCATTATGAGTCAGGGTAAATTGGCTGCCATCTTATATCTGGAAAATCGCCTGACGGGGAAAGTATTTACCCACGATCGAATTGAAATTCTCAATCTTCTCTGTACTCAAGCCGCCATCTCCCTGGATAATGCCCGTCTTTATCAGCAATCTGAGCAAGCCCTGGTAGACCTGCGGGCCAGTCAGGCCCGTTTTCAACGGGTAGCCGATAACTTGCCGGGAGTGGTGTTTCAATTCCGTCTCGACCCAGATGGAACGCCCTCCACACCCTATATCAGCACTGGCTGTATGGACCTGTATGGGGTATCTGCTGAGGACATGATGGCCGGTATCTATAGTCTGCGAACCTTCGAACATCCTGAGGATGTAGCCGGAATTAATCAGGCGATGGAAACTTCGATCCAATACTTAACACCATTTCATCATGAGTGGCGCATTATCCCCCCATCCGGCCCAGTGAAATGGATTCAGGTGGCATCCCGACCGGAACGGCAGGCAGATGGTGCGATCGTTTGGGATGGCGTCATCATGGATATCAGTGAGAAAGCAAGACTGGAGGCCGAACGTAAACAGGCTGAGGAAGCCCTGCGGCAGATGAATGCCGAACTGGAATTTCGGGTTGAGCAACGCACCCTGGAGTTGCAAGCTGCTAAAGAGGCTGCTGAAGCGGCAAATCGGGCCAAGAGCCAGTTCCTAGCCAACATGAGTCATGAGTTACGAACGCCGCTCACAGCCATTCTTGGCTTCAGCCAAATCCTGACCCACGATCGGGCTCTGAGTCCCCAGAGTCGGCATCAGGTTAACATCATCAATCACAGTGGAGACCATCTGCTCGGATTGATCAATGACATTCTGGAAATGTCCAAGATTGAGGCGGGTCGGGTTACGCTGACACCCCATCCCTTTAGCTTGCATCAGTTATTGGATACGTTGATGGAAATGTTCTATCAGCGAGCGGGGGCCAAGGGAATCCAGCTTCAGTGTGAGCGGGCTCTGGATCTTCCTGCCCAGATCCAGGCTGATGAGAACAAGCTGCGGCAGGTACTGATCAACCTGATCGGGAATGCCGTGAAGTTCACCGATCGAGGCCGTGTCGTGTTGCGTGTAGGAATAGAAGGGCCAGCGACCCCCGATACCCTTCTATTTGAGGTGGAAGATACGGGTCCTGGGATTGCCGCCTCAGACATGGAGGACCTGTTTGAACCTTTTGTTCAGTCTCAGAGTGGTCTCAAAGCTCAGGAGGGAACCGGGCTAGGACTGCCGATCAGTCGTAGTTTTGTGCAACTCATGGGAGGGGCATTAACGGTAGAGAGTCGGGTGGGGTGGGGCAGCATTTTCCGATTTACCCTGCCGATTGTAAGGCTGGATGAGTCCCATTCTGCCCCTCACCCAGCCAGACGATGGCCGATCGCCCTGGCTCCAGGGCAACCAACCTATCGCATTTTGATCGTCGAAGATGATCTGGCCAGTCGCCAGCTCCTGCTCGCGATTCTGGAACCGTTTGGGTTTGCCTTGCAGGCTGTGACGAATGGACAGGAAGCCCTATCCTGTTGGCAGGAGTGGCATCCCCACCTGATTTGGATGGACATGCGCATGCCCGTTATGGATGGGTATGCGGCAACCCAACAAATCCGGCAGCAAGAGGCCTTGTTGCATTTCCCTTCCCATACCTGCATTATTGCCCTGACGGCAGGTGTTTTGGCTGAGGATCAATCGAGGGTTCTGGACGCAGGCTGTGATGACTTGGTAATGAAGCCACTGCAGGAAACCATTATTTTGGACAAACTGGCGGAATATTTGGGGATTTGCTATCTCTATAGTGAGGACTCTCCGTCAAAGACAGAACTGCAGCAGGAGTATGTGTTTCTGTCGCCAGAGGCTCAACAAACCTTGATGCAATCTCAACCGATCTCATGGCGACGCCAACTTGCACATGTGGTTATTGAAGCGGATATCCAGAAACTCATAAGTCTGATTGAACAGATTCCTGCCCAGCAGGAAACCCTAGCCAAATGGCTGTTGCAGAAGATCGACAATTTCGATTTTGAGCACATCCTGGAGCTCACTCGGAAAGCAATGGAGGAGTGA